A single window of Oreochromis aureus strain Israel breed Guangdong linkage group 7, ZZ_aureus, whole genome shotgun sequence DNA harbors:
- the zgc:73226 gene encoding BCL2/adenovirus E1B 19 kDa protein-interacting protein 3, whose protein sequence is MSLSGSQTPEDGLYGSWVELEELIAAVSHRESLTGPQDSVSTALQGELERILLEAQLECERSRDSPPQAATPQSTGSPRSTSEHDSDCVTIQEEGERRVDTDWVWDWSSRPENMPPKEFVFQHPKQQSSLSVRKTEVMKRGIFSSDVLLILVPSLLASHLLTLGVGIYIGKRLAASTTSTL, encoded by the exons ATGTCTCTGTCCGGCTCGCAGACGCCAGAGGACGGACTCTACG GCTCCTGGGTCGAGCTGGAGGAGCTGATTGCAGCCGTGAGCCACAGAGAGAGCCTGACAGGGCCGCAGGACAGCGTTTCCACCGCCCTGCAGGGGGAGCTGGAGAGGATCCTCCTGGAGGCACAGCTAGAGTGCGAGCGGAGTAGAGACAG TCCTCCACAGGCAGCGACTCCACAGTCCACCGGCTCACCAAGATCCACCAGCGAGCACGACAGTGACTGTGTCACTATacag GAGGAAGGCGAGCGACGGGTGGACACTGACTGGGTGTGGGATTGGTCCAGTAGACCTGAAAACATGCCACCGAA AGAGTTTGTGTTTCAGCACCCGAAGCAGCAGAGCTCCCTCAGTGTCAGAAAGACAGAGGTGATGAAGAGAGGCATCTTCTCCTCCGATGTTCTCCTCATTCTTGTTCCCTCGCTGCTGGCTTCACACCTTCTCACGCTTGGAGTCGG gatcTACATAGGAAAGCGATTGGCTGCATCCACCACCAGTACGCTGTGA
- the thbs4b gene encoding thrombospondin-4-B codes for MSVWTALILALQLLLKMCLHVEAQALVYDLLTSPDCLPDLLQGGLTGQGVNEAFILTSFKLQPKTGTTVFGLYNPRDNSKYFEFTVMGKLNRAVLRYLRSDKRMASVTFNNLVLADGQQHRLLFHLRGLQQQQQQGPGGMELHLDCRLVETVRDLPAAFQGLPAGYGTVELKTMQAREQESLDELKLVVGDSFENVASLQDCHFQQRDSVQTLGVNTKQLSNQMLELTKVINELKDVLIQQVKETSFLRNTISECQACGLGGTEVVKQRCAPGVCFRDDMCTETAEGVECGPCPDGYTGDGFNCDDVDECQFNPCFPGVRCVNTAPGFRCDACPLGYTGLPVEGVGIVYAQTNKQVCDDIDECKGPDNGGCTANSICHNSVGSYHCGSCKSGFTGDQVKGCKPEISCGNSLTNPCDVNAQCIVERDGSISCQCGIGWAGNGYLCGKDTDIDGYPDEKLKCKDPNCRKDNCVFVPNSGQEDADRDGYGDACDEDADGDGIPNEQDNCRLKPNVDQRNSDKDSHGDACDNCRLVENPDQRDTDGDGKGDACDDDMDGDGLKNFLDNCQRVQNRDQLDRDGDGVGDACDSCPDIPNPNQSDVDNDLVGDSCDTNQDSDGDGHQDTKDNCPLVINSSQLDTDKDGLGDECDDDDDNDGIPDVLPPGPDNCRLVPNPDQIDDNNDGVGDICESDFDQDKVIDRIDNCPENAEITLTDFRAYQTVVLDPEGDAQIDPNWVVLNQGMEIVQTMNSDPGLAVGYTAFSGVDFEGTFHVNTVTDDDYAGFIFGYQDSSSFYVVMWKQTEQTYWQATPFRAVAEPGIQLKAVKSRSGPGEHLRNSLWHTGDTTDQVRLLWKDPRNVGWKDKVSYRWYLQHRPQVGYIRARFYEGTELVADSGVTIDTTMRGGRLGVFCFSQENIIWSNLKYRCNDTIPEDFQEFSTQHGVDSL; via the exons ATGAGCGTGTGGACGGCCCTCATACTGGCCTTGCAGCTGCTATTAAAAATGTGCTTACACGTGGAAGCACAGGCTTTGG TCTACGATCTGCTCACCTCACCCGACTGCCTGCCAGACCTGCTGCAGGGGGGCCTGACCGGGCAAGGGGTGAACGAGGCTTTCATCCTAACCTCCTTCAAGTTGCAGCCCAAGACCGGAACCACTGTGTTTGGCCTGTACAACCCCAGGGACAACAGCAAGTACTTTGAGTTCACAGTGATGGGGAAGCTCAACCGAG CCGTGTTACGCTACTTGAGGAGTGACAAGAGGATGGCCTCTGTCACGTTCAACAACCTGGTGCTGGCAGATGGCCAGCAACACCGactgctgttccacctcagagggctgcagcagcagcagcagcaggggccAGGCGGGATGGAGCTGCATCTGGACTGCAGGCTGGTGGAGACAGTCAGGGATCTCCCCGCTGCCTTCCAGGGTTTGCCAGCAGGCTATGGCACAGTGGAGCTAAAGACCATGCAAGCCAGAGAGCAG GAGAGCTTAGATGAACTAAAGCTGGTGGTTGGGGACTCATTTGAAAACGTTGCGTCGCTACAAGACTGCCACTTCCAGCAAAGAGACTCAGTTCAGACTCTGG GGGTCAACACAAAGCAGCTGTCCAATCAAATGCTGGAGTTAACGAAGGTGATAAATGAGCTGAAAGACGTCCTCATTCAGCAG GTTAAAGAAACATCCTTTCTCAGGAATACCATCTCAGAGTGTCAGGCCTGTG GTCTAGGTGGCACAGAGGTGGTGAAGCAAAGGTGTGCACCAGGTGTCTGTTTCCGTGACGACATGTGTACAGAAACAGCAGAAGGTGTTGAATGTGGACCATGTCCTGATGGATACACTGGAGATGGTTTTAACTGTGATGATGTGGACGAG TGTCAGTTTAACCCCTGCTTTCCTGGAGTGCGCTGCGTCAACACTGCCCCAGGCTTCCGCTGTGACGCCTGTCCGCTGGGCTACACCGGCCTGCCAGTGGAGGGTGTGGGCATAGTGTACGCTCAGACCAATAAACAG GTCTGTGATGACATCGATGAATGCAAAGGACCCGACAATGGAGGCTGTACTGCAAACTCGATCTGCCACAACTCTGTG GGCTCCTATCACTGTGGTAGCTGTAAGTCAGGATTCACAGGAGATCAGGTGAAGGGCTGTAAGCCGGAGATCAGCTGTGGCAACAGCCTGACCAACCCCTGTGATGTCAATGCTCAGTGTATCGTAGAAAGAGACGGATCCATCTCTTGTCAG TgtggaattggctgggctggAAATGGATACCTGTGTGGAAAGGATACGGACATTGATGGATATCCAGATGAGAAACTCAAATGCAAAGATCCAAACTGCAGAAAG GATAACTGTGTCTTTGTTCCTAACTCTGGTCAAGAGGATGCCGACAGAGATGGTTATGGAGATGCCTGTGATGAAGATGCAGATGGCGATGGTATTCCAAACGAACAG GACAACTGCAGGTTAAAACCCAATGTAGACCAGAGGAACAGCGACAAGGACAGCCACGGCGACGCCTGTGATAACTGCCGCCTGGTTGAGAACCCCGACCAGAGGGACACTGACGGTGATGGCAAAGGGGACGCCTGTGATGACGACATGGATGGAGATG GTCTGAAGAATTTCCTGGATAACTGCCAGCGTGTCCAGAACAGAGACCAGCTGGACCGGGATGGAGACGGGGTGGGAGACGCTTGTGACAGCTGCCCCGACATCCCCAACCCAAATCAG TCTGATGTTGATAATGACTTGGTTGGGGATTCCTGTGACACAAACCAAGACAG TGATGGCGATGGTCACCAGGATACCAAGGATAACTGCCCACTCGTGATCAATAGCTCTCAactggacactgacaaagaCGGGCTGGGTGACGAATGCGATGACGATGATGACAACGACGGGATACCGGATGTTTTACCACCGGGTCCAGACAACTGCCGGCTGGTACCAAATCCTGATCAGATTGATGATAACA ATGACGGTGTTGGAGATATTTGTGAGTCTGACTTTGACCAGGACAAAGTGATAGACAGGATTGATAATTGTCCTGAAAATGCCGAGATTACCTTGACTGACTTCAGGGCCTATCAGACTGTTGTGCTGGACCCCGAGGGCGATGCCCAGATTGATCCCAACTGGGTTgttttgaaccag GGAATGGAAATCGTTCAGACCATGAATAGTGATCCTGGACTTGCTGTCG GTTACACAGCTTTCAGCGGCGTGGACTTTGAGGGGACTTTTCACGTGAATACGGTCACTGATGATGACTATGCCGGCTTCATCTTTGGTTACCAGGACTCATCCTCCTTCTACGTGGTGATGTGGAAGCAGACTGAACAGACCTACTGGCAGGCAACCCCCTTCAGAGCTGTGGCCGAGCCCGGCATACAGCTGAAG GCTGTGAAGTCTAGATCAGGCCCCGGCGAGCATTTGAGAAACTCGCTGTGGCACACGGGAGACACCACCGACCAGGTGCGCCTGCTGTGGAAGGACCCGAGAAATGTGGGCTGGAAGGATAAGGTGTCCTATCGCTGGTACCTGCAGCACCGCCCACAGGTTGGATACATCAG AGCCCGCTTTTACGAAGGAACTGAGCTGGTCGCAGACTCCGGCGTGACCATCGACACGACCATGAGAGGAGGACGACTTGGTGTGTTCTGTTTCTCGCAAGAAAACATCATCTGGTCCAATCTGAAATACCGCTGCAATG ACACCATCCCGGAGGATTTCCAGGAGTTCAGCACTCAGCACGGCGTCGACTCGCTCTAA